From Roseibium alexandrii DFL-11, the proteins below share one genomic window:
- a CDS encoding methyl-accepting chemotaxis protein: MTHSASSSKASKWPSIRLSFLIPALMVFLTIGACTAVGVIGFFNARDGLREAAEGELGMVVNAKSALLEARLASIENEIVNVATGAGIGEALVNMTNATMNLEKQRQEIFDYYKAGATAEERAQKMGDDHKSMYSWRHSEIHGSFASIWKKGGYGDVYLMDPNGLVMYSVAKGDEFLFPVTEVDGGNTGLQTAFEMAKEVEAGQVAVSDFEVYAPGGNSASMFVAAPVFVNTFGDISFGGVVAIRLDAGVLDNVVSTRADLGTTGQAYVVNAEGYTLSNKPLSDSATALNEMNSGAVVASALNGVEKAGIEAGADGVDRLTVAKPLVFQGRQWAVVAEKTVEETFASVTAMRNSMVTWSLIAIAIAAVVAIFFSRNITKPLTTLVGALNAIAQGDLNAEITAARRKDEIGDIGRAVLQIRQNAAEENEQRAADQAETAERQAAQRQEMLASLAGDFESTVGTVVDKVAQSAASLRESANNMRQMTESAGETSSKAAEMSKETLSEVESIAAASDQLSSSIQEISTLIERSSSVAADATRRAETTNHTVKSLAEAANRIGEVVTLISDIADQTNLLALNATIEAARAGEAGKGFAVVASEVKDLAAQTGKATGEIQQQIDAIRGATDDAVGAIGDIQKTIDEITQSVSEVAAAVTEQSYATQGIAENTQRAAGGTSQVSQDVQNVSSLSEQTNGAATSFSEEAVAMASQAEHLDEEVRKFLHQVRSA, from the coding sequence TTGACCCACTCAGCTTCCTCATCCAAGGCCAGCAAATGGCCGTCTATTCGTTTGTCATTTTTGATACCGGCGCTCATGGTTTTCCTGACGATCGGTGCATGTACCGCAGTCGGCGTGATCGGTTTCTTCAATGCAAGAGACGGTCTGCGCGAAGCCGCAGAGGGCGAACTCGGTATGGTCGTCAATGCCAAGTCGGCATTGCTGGAAGCGCGTCTTGCTTCCATCGAGAATGAAATTGTGAATGTGGCGACGGGCGCCGGTATTGGGGAAGCCTTGGTCAACATGACCAACGCCACCATGAACCTGGAGAAGCAGCGCCAGGAAATCTTTGACTACTACAAGGCTGGTGCGACCGCTGAAGAGCGCGCTCAAAAGATGGGCGATGACCACAAGTCCATGTACTCCTGGCGCCACTCCGAAATTCATGGCTCCTTCGCCTCCATCTGGAAAAAGGGTGGTTATGGCGACGTCTACCTCATGGATCCGAACGGCCTGGTCATGTACTCGGTTGCCAAGGGCGATGAGTTTCTTTTTCCGGTGACCGAAGTCGATGGCGGCAACACAGGTCTACAAACCGCTTTCGAAATGGCCAAGGAAGTTGAAGCAGGCCAGGTTGCGGTCAGCGACTTCGAAGTCTATGCGCCGGGCGGAAACTCCGCGTCAATGTTCGTGGCGGCTCCGGTCTTCGTGAATACCTTTGGTGATATCTCCTTTGGTGGCGTGGTTGCCATCCGACTTGATGCCGGGGTGCTGGATAATGTGGTTTCCACCCGCGCGGATCTTGGCACGACAGGCCAAGCTTATGTCGTCAACGCCGAAGGATACACACTTTCCAACAAGCCGCTTTCAGATAGTGCGACAGCTCTAAATGAGATGAACAGCGGAGCCGTTGTTGCGTCTGCGCTCAACGGTGTTGAAAAAGCCGGCATCGAAGCAGGAGCCGATGGTGTCGATCGTTTGACGGTCGCAAAGCCGTTGGTCTTCCAGGGACGTCAGTGGGCGGTTGTTGCTGAAAAGACCGTTGAAGAGACCTTTGCCAGTGTCACAGCCATGCGGAACTCCATGGTGACATGGTCGTTGATCGCAATTGCCATTGCAGCTGTTGTTGCGATCTTCTTCTCCCGCAACATCACCAAGCCGCTGACGACGCTTGTGGGTGCGCTGAATGCAATTGCGCAAGGTGACCTCAACGCCGAAATCACCGCGGCCCGCCGGAAAGATGAAATCGGTGACATTGGCCGGGCGGTTCTGCAGATCCGTCAGAACGCAGCCGAAGAAAACGAGCAGCGCGCTGCAGACCAGGCCGAAACAGCAGAACGTCAGGCCGCGCAGCGGCAGGAAATGCTGGCAAGCCTTGCTGGCGACTTTGAATCGACCGTCGGGACAGTGGTCGACAAGGTGGCACAGTCTGCAGCTTCCTTGCGCGAATCTGCCAACAACATGCGCCAGATGACCGAAAGCGCGGGCGAGACGTCGTCCAAAGCAGCCGAGATGTCGAAAGAGACCCTGTCTGAAGTGGAATCCATTGCAGCAGCATCCGATCAGCTGTCCAGCTCCATTCAGGAAATCTCGACCCTGATCGAGCGGTCTTCCAGCGTCGCAGCAGATGCGACCCGCCGGGCAGAGACAACCAACCACACCGTGAAGTCGCTTGCAGAAGCGGCCAACCGGATCGGTGAAGTTGTCACGCTCATCAGTGACATTGCAGACCAGACCAACCTTCTGGCGCTGAACGCCACGATCGAAGCGGCGCGGGCAGGGGAAGCTGGTAAGGGCTTTGCTGTCGTTGCTTCCGAGGTTAAGGACCTTGCCGCTCAAACCGGCAAGGCAACCGGCGAGATCCAGCAGCAGATTGATGCGATCCGCGGTGCCACGGATGACGCGGTCGGTGCGATCGGTGACATCCAGAAGACCATCGACGAGATCACCCAATCCGTCAGCGAGGTTGCCGCAGCTGTCACGGAGCAAAGCTACGCGACCCAAGGCATTGCCGAAAACACCCAGCGCGCTGCCGGCGGCACGTCTCAGGTCTCTCAGGATGTCCAGAACGTGTCGTCCCTGTCCGAACAGACCAATGGCGCCGCGACATCTT